GCCGGGTGGTCGGCCGCAAGCGGCCGGGGGTGTATCAGGTTTACTTCTCGCCGACCGCCACGGTGATGTGGCTGGTCCGCTTCATGATCGGGTGGGCGCGGCCGCGGTCCTTGGGCTGGAACCGCTTCATGGTCGGGCCCGAGTCCACGCTCGCCTCGGTGACGACGAGCGCGCGGACGTTGGCCTCGGCCTGGTCGGCGTTGGCGACGGCCGCGTCGAGGACCGTGCGGATCAGCACCGCGGCGCGGCGCTTGGACATCTGAAGAATGACTGTCGCGTC
The sequence above is a segment of the Phycisphaeraceae bacterium D3-23 genome. Coding sequences within it:
- the rplV gene encoding 50S ribosomal protein L22, with amino-acid sequence MAYTSRHRMARISPTKVRPVIDMIRGKSVEDATVILQMSKRRAAVLIRTVLDAAVANADQAEANVRALVVTEASVDSGPTMKRFQPKDRGRAHPIMKRTSHITVAVGEK